From the Anguilla anguilla isolate fAngAng1 chromosome 6, fAngAng1.pri, whole genome shotgun sequence genome, one window contains:
- the LOC118228899 gene encoding sphingosine 1-phosphate receptor 1-like, whose protein sequence is MADSMYSDLIARHYNFTGKLRKAEPDSGLKADSVVFIIVCCLIVLENLLVLVTIWRTKKFHKPTYYFIGNLALSDLLAGVVYTANILLSGANTYRLSPAQWFLREGSMFVALAASVFSLLAIATERHLTMLRMKPHSGGKTCRVFLLISGCWGVAAVLGGLPVLGWNCIEAMPSCSTVLPLYHKTYILFCTTVFSVILLAIVALYARVYALVRTRSRQMLSHQAPDGGAGGRGGVGGRSSERSLALLRTVIVVLSCFIACWAPLFLLLLLDVACETRQCAILYKAEWFLALAVLNSAMNPLLYTLTSTEMRQAFLRVLTGGGACRFQRPALKAKPPFFAAEFTRSRSGDSSHPNREEAESSPRETAGSFGNVVSSASS, encoded by the coding sequence ATGGCCGACTCGATGTACTCGGACCTGATCGCCCGGCACTACAATTTCACGGGGAAACTGCGCAAGGCGGAGCCGGATTCAGGACTGAAGGCCGACTCCGTCGTCTTCATCATCGTCTGCTGCCTCATCGTCCTGGAGAACCTGCTGGTTCTGGTCACCATATGGCGGACCAAGAAGTTCCACAAGCCCACGTACTACTTCATCGGCAACCTGGCGCTGTCCGACCTGCTGGCCGGCGTGGTGTATACCGCCAACATCCTGCTGTCGGGGGCGAACACGTACCGGCTGAGCCCCGCCCAGTGGTTCCTCCGTGAGGGAAGCATGTTCGTGGCCCTGGCCGCCTCTGTCTTCAGCCTGCTGGCCATCGCCACCGAGCGCCACCTGACCATGCTGAGGATGAAGCCGCACAGCGGCGGCAAGACCTGCCGGGTGTTCCTGCTCATCAGCGGCTGCTGGGGCGTGGCAGCAGTGCTGGGGGGGCTGCCCGTTCTGGGCTGGAACTGCATCGAGGCCATGCCCAGCTGCTCCACCGTCCTGCCTCTCTACCACAAGACCTACATCCTCTTCTGCACCACCGTCTTCAGCGTCATCCTCCTGGCCATCGTGGCCCTCTACGCGCGCGTGTACGCCCTGGTGCGCACGCGCAGCCGCCAAATGCTCTCCCACCAGGCGCCCGAcggcggggccgggggccgcgGCGGGGTTGGTGGGCGGAGCTCGGAGAGGTCACTGGCTCTGCTGAGGACGGTGATCGTGGTGCTGAGCTGCTTCATCGCCTGCTGGGCTCCgctcttcctgctgctgctgctggacgtGGCCTGCGAGACGCGGCAGTGCGCCATCCTGTACAAGGCCGAGTGGTTCCTGGCCCTGGCCGTGCTCAACTCGGCCATGAACCCGCTGCTGTACACGCTGACCAGCACGGAGATGCGCCAAGCCTTCCTGCGAGTGCTcacggggggcggagcctgtcgCTTTCAGCGCCCCGCCCTCAAGGCCAAACCCCCCTTCTTCGCCGCTGAGTTCACCCGCAGCCGCTCGGGTGACTCCTCCCACCCCAACcgggaggaggcggagtctTCGCCCCGGGAAACCGCCGGGTCCTTCGGGAATGTGGTGTCGTCCGCTTCCTCCTAG